The Paraburkholderia hospita region ACGTCTGTGAAGAATGCTCTGACGATTCGGGAAGGCGGGCAGTAGGACAAAGAGAAGCGTGCGCGAGAAACAGGCGGCGCTTCCATCCGGGTTGTCACAAGGAGACGCCGCTCGCATTCCAGCGAGCGGCTCATCCGGGACGGAACTCGACCGCTCGGCATTCACGCATCATTGTCGACGACTGATCCCGCGAGTCTCCGGTGAGAAGAATGTAGCGACAAAGCTGATCCCCGCCAGCACCGCGATGTAGGTAGCAATCGGCCAGTACGCACCTTGTGCCCACGCAAGCAACGCAGCCGCTATAAAAGGCGCGATTCCGCCGGCTGCGACGGCAGTGAACTCCTCGCTGACCGCGATGCCCGTGTATCGATAGCGGGCATTGTTCACCGACGACGCTGAAACTGCAGACGTTGCCCGTGCTGTCATGCTTCGTCTCCAATCGGGCTCGCGATGCGCGTACCGGTTTTCAGTTATCGATACCCGCAGCTAAGCTCAGAAACTCGCTCATGCGACGGCGAGCCAGTTCGGGGCGAGTCAAAACGCCCGCGACGTCCGCCTTCCTGAACACCTCTGCGTAGTGCGCGACGGATCGCGCCGACTGCATCCCGCCTGCCATCGAGAAGTGCCGTTGATGCCCGTTGAGCCACGCGAGAAAAACGACGCCAGCCTTGTAATACTGCGTGGGCGCAGCGAAGAGTTCGCGCGATAGCGCAACCGTCGGATCGATAAGCTGGCGATATGAATCGGTATCCCCGGCGGCGAGCTTCACCAATGCGCGCGATGCGACAGGCGCGATCGGGTCGAAGATGCCGAGTAGCGCGTGCGAATGGCCGGTGCTGTCGCCCGCGATGAGTTCGCCGTAGTTGTAGTCGTCACCTGTGAACATCACGACGCCCTCGGGCAACTGCGATCTGAGTTGACGCTCATATTCCGCGTTGAGCAGCGAGATCTTGATGCCTTCGATCTTGTCCTGATGAAGCCGGATGATGTCGAGCACAGTCGCCATCGCTGTCGCGACGTCGCGGCTGCCCCAGTAGCCGGAGAGCGAAGCATCGAACGCGTCGCCCAGCCAATGCAGCACGACCTTGTTGCGTGACGCGGAGATCACGGCATCGTAGACATGCTTGTAGTCGTCGGCGGACTGCGCTGCTGCGCACAGGGCACGGCTCGCCATCATGATCGGCCGGCCGCCCGCTGATTCGATCACTTCGAACTGGTCCTTGTAGGCGCCGACAATGTCGGCAAGCGCATGGCTGCGCGTGCCGTCGAGATGATCGGTGCCCGCTCCGCACGCCAGGTCCGCGCCGGGAATGCTGCGCGCGTGCGCGATGCTGCGTCGGATCAGTTCAGCGGCTGTTGGCCAGCCGATACCCATGCCGCGTTGCGCGGTATCCATCGCTTCGGCCACCTTGAATCCCAGGCCGTACAGGTAGCTGCGAAATGCAAGCGTAGCGTCCCAGTCAACACGCGGCGTATCGCCCCAAGGCTCGTACGCACACGATGGATCGACGACGACGTGCGCCGCCGCATACGCGACGCGGCTAAACGTCGGCGCGGTGGACGGCGGAACCTGGTCTTCCCGGTGCTGCATCGTGTACGGGCTGATTGAACCTTCCGGCGTTGGCAGATTGATGTTCACGGAAACCTCTCGATGTCTGGGATTGAATGATCATGTCGGCGGCTTTTTCGGCGACCATGATCGTCGGTGCATTTGTGTTGCACGAAGGCAGATAGGGCATGACGGATGCGTCGACGACTCTGAGGCCATCCAGTCCGATAAGACGCAGGTCCGGTGTGACGACGCTATCGGGATCGTCGGGGCGGCCCATGCGGCAGGTGCCGACCGGGTGGTGGTCGGTTTTTGCATTTGCGCATGCATAGTCGAACAGTTCCTGATCGGTATTCACGTGCGCTCCCGGCAGAACTTCGCTTTGCACGTAGCGCTTCATCGCTGGGGCGCGCAGGATGTCGCGCGCGAGCCGCAAGCCCTTGATCGCCATGTCGCGATCGTATGGATCGGCCCAGTAGTTCGGGTCGAGCAGCGGCGCGGCAGCGGGGTCCGCGCTGGCGAGACGAACCGTGCCGCGCGAGCGCGGGCGAAGGTACGCGGTGTTGAGCGTAACGCCCGCATTGTTCAGCTTGGCCATGCCCGCTTCGATACCGGACCCGAGGCCGAGATGAAACTGGATGTCGGGCGAGCGGTCGCGCGCGTCGCGATCCGCATACCAGAAGCCGCCCGTTTCAAAGAGACTCGATGCAACCGGGCCTTTCTTCAGCAACAGGTACTGCAGTCCAGCCCATGCGGCGTTGTGCAGCTTGTTGTACTTGTCGTAGGTGTGATCGCCTGTGCATTCGGCGATGACGAAGAGGTCGAGGTGATCCTGCAGATTGGAGCCGACGCCGCGAAGATCGTGGACAGGTTTAATGCCGACAGACTCCAGGTGCCCGGCGGGACCGATGCCCGACTGCATCAACAGTTTCGGCGAACCGATCGCGCCCGACGACACGATCACTTCACGCGACGCGCGCACGATCTGCGGATCGCGGCTATCGCCCGTCACGTATTCGACGCCTGTCGCGCGGTTTCCCTCGACGATCACGCGCAGCGTTCGCGCCTGCATCGAGACCGTCAGATTCGCACGCCCGAGCACCGGTCGGATAAAGCCTGCTGCCGTTGATGACCGCCGCGCATCCAGTTGCGTCAACTGGTAATAACCGAGACCTTCCTGGCTCGCACCATTGAAGTCGGGATTGAACGGAATGCCGAGTTCCTGTCCAGCCTGAAAAAACGCTTCGCAGATCGGCAGCGGGCTGATCGGATTCGATACGCCGAGCGGGCCGCCATAGCTGTGATACTCATTCGCGAAGCGCTGGTTGTTCTCGGACTTCTTGAAGTAGGGCAGCACATCGCGATAAGACCAACCCGTCGCGCCCGCTTTCTGTTCCCAATCGTCGTAATCAGCAGGAACGCCGCGCGTATAGATCTGCGCATTGATCGAAGAACCGCCGCCGATCACCTTCGCTTGCGTGAAGCGCAGCACGCGATTGTTCAGATGCTTCTGTGGCACGGTGAACCAGCCCCACGAACCGATGCCGCGCGTCATCTTCGCGAAGCCGGCAGGCATCGAGAAGAACGGGTGGCGATCGGAACCGCCTGCTTCGAGCAGCAGGACCTTGATCGAGGGATCGGCGCTCAGGCGATTGGCCAATACACAGCCGGCCGAGCCGCCGCCCACGATCACGTAGTCATATGTCGTCGTTTTCATGTCAGTCGGCTCAGAATGCAGGGATGGACAGGCCGCCATCCACGTTGATCACGCTGCCTGTTGCGAAGGGCAGCAGGCCGCCTGCAAGCGTCGCGACTGCCTGGCCCACCTCGTCGCTTTCGCCCCAGCGGCCGGCGGGAACCAGGCCCTCGCGGAAACGCGCCTCGTATTTCTCCGCGACGCCGGACGTCATCGGCGTGCGGATAATGCCGGGCCGCACTTCGAACACGCCGACATTCGCGCCCGCGAGCCGCAATGCAAAGAGGCGCGTCATCATCGGCAACGCGGATTTGGACAGGCAGTACTCGGCGCGCTCGGGCGATGCCATGTCCGCCGATACCGACGAAACCGTCACGATCGACCGGGCGGCCGTCGACGATGTCGCACACATGTGGCGAGCGACGGCCTGCGTCATAAAGAACGTGCCGCGCAGATTGACGCCGAGCACGGCATCGAATGCTTGCGGCGATACGTCGAGCAGATCGCCGCGGCTCGGCGAACCGATGCCCGCGTTGTTGACGAGACATTCGATACCTCCCTTGAAGCGCACGGCTTCCTCGACGACGCTTTCATGCGAGCCGACGTCGCTGAGATCGCTCTGAATGAAGAGCGCCTCCTGGCTTTCGTCGCGTACGAGCGCACAGGTCGTCGCGGCGTCCTCGTCGTTCACGACATCCGTCAGCACGATGTCGAAGCCGCGCCGCGCGAGCGCGACGCAGATCGACCGGCCGATGCCGCGTCGCGCGCCCGTCACCAGCGCGGTTGAACACTTTCCAGCTATCTTGCTCATGGCTGCACCATCCGTCGTTGTGCTGGGCGCTCAGTGAATGCGGACTTCCGTGTCGGCGTCGAACAGCACGAGCTTCGACAGATCGACGCGCAGCTCGCATCGTTCGCCGGACGCGTGCGGCATGTCGGCGCCGAGTCGCGCGGAGACTTCCATGCCGCCGAGATCGAGCACGGCGAGCGTGTCGGGGCCTGTCGGTTCGAGCACATTGATCGTGACGGGCACGGTGCGCAGTGCCGACGTGGCGCGCTCGTTTTCCACGCCGATCGCCTCAGGGCGCAGACCCGCAATCACCTTCTTGCCGATGTAGCGCTCGACGGCGGCCGGTTGCGGCGGCAACACAAGATCGATCGCCTTCTGGCCTTCACCCACCAGCAGATGCAGTGCGCCGTTCGCGCGCTCGATGCGCGCCGGAATCAGGTTCATCGACGGCGAGCCCATGAACGTCGCGACGAACGTGTTGGCGGGTGTGTTATAGACCTCGGCGGGCGTGCCGAGCTGTTGCAGTGCGCCGCCCTTCATCACGGCGATGCGCGTCGCCAGCGTCATCGCTTCGATCTGGTCGTGCGTGACGTAGACGATGGTCGCGCCCAAACGCTGATGCAGCTTCTTGATCTCGGTGCGCATATCGACGCGAAGTTTTGCATCGAGATTCGACAGCGGCTCATCGAACAGGAAGATCTTCGGATGACGCACCAGCGCGCGTCCCATCGCGACACGCTGACGCTGACCACCCGACAGCTGGCCCGGACGCCGGTCGAGCAGGTGCTCGATCTGCAGCAGACGGGCGGCATCTTTCACTGCTTTCTCGCGTTCGGGCTTCGATACCTTGCGCATCTCCAGACCGAAGCTGATGTTCTGCCCGACGGACATGTTCGGATACAGCGCATAGCTCTGAAACACCATCGCGATGTCGCGCTCGCTCGGATGCAGATCGTTCACCTTGTCGTTGCCGATACGAATCTCGCCACCTGAGAGCGTGTCGAGTCCGGCGATCAGAGAAAGGAGCGTCGATTTCCCGCAGCCCGAGGGTCCGACGAGAACGAGAAAATCGCCATCTTCGACATCGATGTTGATCTCCTTGAGGATTTCGGTGGAGCCGTAGGCTTTGCGAACGTTGGATACGTGCAGAGAAGACATGATTTACCCCTTGACCGAGCCGGCCATCAGACCGCGTACGAAGTAGCGACCACCGATCACATAGACGAGCAGTGTCGGCAGCGCGGCGATCATGGCCGTGGCCATGTTGACGTTGTATTCCTTGACGCCCGTCGATGTATTGACGATGTTGTTCAGCGCGACGGTGATGGGCGCGGAACTGCCTGTCGTGAATGAAGCGCCGAACAGGAAGTCGTTCCAGATGTTCGTGAATTGCCAGATCACGGTGACGGTGATGATGGGCACCGAGTTGGGAAGCAGGATGCGGAAAAAGATGCGAAAGAAGCGTGCACCGTCGATCATCGCCGCTTTCACAAGTTCATCGGGAAACGCGATGTAGTAGTTGCGGAAGTACAGCGTCGTGAAGCACAGGCCATAAACGACATGCACGAACACGAGGCCGCTGATCGATTGCGCGAGGCCGACCTTGCCGAGGAACGAAGCCATCGGAATCAGTACGATCTGGAACGGGATGAAGCATCCGAACAGGATCAGGCCAAACAGCGTGTTGTCGCCTTTGAAGCGCCATTTGGTCAGCACGTAGCCGTTCAATGCACCGAGTAACGTGGAGATCGCTACGGCAGAGAAGACCATCCGGAAGGAATTCCAGAAGAAGCCTTTTACACCGGAGCATTCCAGTCCCACGCATGCCGAGCCCCAGGCTTTTTCCCACGCTTCAAGCGTCCACTGATGCGGCAGCGCGAGGATATTGCCGGAATACACCTCGGGCAGCGGCTTGAACGACGTTAGCAGCATCACGAGCAGCGGTACGAGATAGACCACGGCCGCAATCGCCAGCATCGAATAAATCACGATCCGCGAGACGTAGTTATGCTTGCCCACCACCATCTGTGGTGAGTCCCATGTCTTGGTAGCCATCGTTGTCTCCTGTTGGCCAGAGTTGGTTCTTTAGAGCCTTACTCTGGCCCCATGCAAAAGGTTGCTAGGGGGTATCGGTTGAGTTCAATGGCCGCCGCTCTTCCGGCGAGGTCTCATTTCGGAGTAGAGGTAGGGCACCATGATGGCCGCCACCGTACACAGCATCATCACGGCGCTGGCCGCACCCATGCCGAGTTCGTTGCGGGTGAAGGTGAACGAGTACATGAAGGTGGACGGCAGTTCTGTCGAGTAGCCGGGACCGGCGCCCGTCAATGCGATGACAAGCTCATAGCTCTTGACCGCAAGGTGCACGAGAATCACGAACGCGGATACGAAGACGGGCCGGAGCTGCGGAATGATGACTCGCCGATAGATCGAAGGCATGCGCGCACCGTCGATCGACGCGGCCTTGATCTGTTCCTGGTCGATGCCGCGCAGGCCGGCCAGAAACATCGCCATCACGAAGCCCGACGCCTGCCAGACAGCGGCGATGACGACGGTATAGATCGCCATGTCGTCGTTGATGATCCAGTCGAACTGGAAGCTCGTCCAACCCCAGTCATGGAACAGCTTGGTGAGGCCCAGTCCCGGATTGAGAATCCATTTCCATGCGGTGCCCGTGACGATGAACGAGAGCGCCATGGGATAAAGAAAGAGCGCCCGCAATCCGCCTTCAGCGCGAATCCGTTGATCGAGCAGAATGGCGAGGCCGAGACCGATCGCCATGCACAGCACGACATAGAGCGATGCGTAGATGCCGAGGTTGACGATCGCCACATGCCAGCGCGGATGCTCCCAGACGCGGCCATACTGAAGCAGACCGGCCCAGTGGAAGTTCGCAAAGGCGCGTGAGCGGGTGAACGAGAGCACCGTCGTCCACGCGATAAAGCCATAGACGAAGATCAACGTGATGATCAATGTCGGGCTAAGGACGATCTTGGGCAGAACCGCTTCGAAGCGGTTTCGAAACGTCGATCGCTTTCGTGTCGGGCTTTGTCCCGAGCTGTTGTTCAGATCATCAAGCGTGGTCGCCGCATGGGCGCGATTGTGCAATAGCATGGCAACACCTACCGTCGGAGATGACGGGCCTCGCGGACAGCGGCGTTGGG contains the following coding sequences:
- a CDS encoding GMC family oxidoreductase; this encodes MKTTTYDYVIVGGGSAGCVLANRLSADPSIKVLLLEAGGSDRHPFFSMPAGFAKMTRGIGSWGWFTVPQKHLNNRVLRFTQAKVIGGGSSINAQIYTRGVPADYDDWEQKAGATGWSYRDVLPYFKKSENNQRFANEYHSYGGPLGVSNPISPLPICEAFFQAGQELGIPFNPDFNGASQEGLGYYQLTQLDARRSSTAAGFIRPVLGRANLTVSMQARTLRVIVEGNRATGVEYVTGDSRDPQIVRASREVIVSSGAIGSPKLLMQSGIGPAGHLESVGIKPVHDLRGVGSNLQDHLDLFVIAECTGDHTYDKYNKLHNAAWAGLQYLLLKKGPVASSLFETGGFWYADRDARDRSPDIQFHLGLGSGIEAGMAKLNNAGVTLNTAYLRPRSRGTVRLASADPAAAPLLDPNYWADPYDRDMAIKGLRLARDILRAPAMKRYVQSEVLPGAHVNTDQELFDYACANAKTDHHPVGTCRMGRPDDPDSVVTPDLRLIGLDGLRVVDASVMPYLPSCNTNAPTIMVAEKAADMIIQSQTSRGFREHQSANAGRFNQPVHDAAPGRPGSAVHRADV
- a CDS encoding 3-ketoacyl-ACP reductase, with product MSKIAGKCSTALVTGARRGIGRSICVALARRGFDIVLTDVVNDEDAATTCALVRDESQEALFIQSDLSDVGSHESVVEEAVRFKGGIECLVNNAGIGSPSRGDLLDVSPQAFDAVLGVNLRGTFFMTQAVARHMCATSSTAARSIVTVSSVSADMASPERAEYCLSKSALPMMTRLFALRLAGANVGVFEVRPGIIRTPMTSGVAEKYEARFREGLVPAGRWGESDEVGQAVATLAGGLLPFATGSVINVDGGLSIPAF
- a CDS encoding carbohydrate ABC transporter permease — translated: MLLHNRAHAATTLDDLNNSSGQSPTRKRSTFRNRFEAVLPKIVLSPTLIITLIFVYGFIAWTTVLSFTRSRAFANFHWAGLLQYGRVWEHPRWHVAIVNLGIYASLYVVLCMAIGLGLAILLDQRIRAEGGLRALFLYPMALSFIVTGTAWKWILNPGLGLTKLFHDWGWTSFQFDWIINDDMAIYTVVIAAVWQASGFVMAMFLAGLRGIDQEQIKAASIDGARMPSIYRRVIIPQLRPVFVSAFVILVHLAVKSYELVIALTGAGPGYSTELPSTFMYSFTFTRNELGMGAASAVMMLCTVAAIMVPYLYSEMRPRRKSGGH
- a CDS encoding carbohydrate ABC transporter permease; its protein translation is MVVGKHNYVSRIVIYSMLAIAAVVYLVPLLVMLLTSFKPLPEVYSGNILALPHQWTLEAWEKAWGSACVGLECSGVKGFFWNSFRMVFSAVAISTLLGALNGYVLTKWRFKGDNTLFGLILFGCFIPFQIVLIPMASFLGKVGLAQSISGLVFVHVVYGLCFTTLYFRNYYIAFPDELVKAAMIDGARFFRIFFRILLPNSVPIITVTVIWQFTNIWNDFLFGASFTTGSSAPITVALNNIVNTSTGVKEYNVNMATAMIAALPTLLVYVIGGRYFVRGLMAGSVKG
- a CDS encoding dihydrodipicolinate synthase family protein; this translates as MNINLPTPEGSISPYTMQHREDQVPPSTAPTFSRVAYAAAHVVVDPSCAYEPWGDTPRVDWDATLAFRSYLYGLGFKVAEAMDTAQRGMGIGWPTAAELIRRSIAHARSIPGADLACGAGTDHLDGTRSHALADIVGAYKDQFEVIESAGGRPIMMASRALCAAAQSADDYKHVYDAVISASRNKVVLHWLGDAFDASLSGYWGSRDVATAMATVLDIIRLHQDKIEGIKISLLNAEYERQLRSQLPEGVVMFTGDDYNYGELIAGDSTGHSHALLGIFDPIAPVASRALVKLAAGDTDSYRQLIDPTVALSRELFAAPTQYYKAGVVFLAWLNGHQRHFSMAGGMQSARSVAHYAEVFRKADVAGVLTRPELARRRMSEFLSLAAGIDN
- a CDS encoding ABC transporter ATP-binding protein — protein: MSSLHVSNVRKAYGSTEILKEINIDVEDGDFLVLVGPSGCGKSTLLSLIAGLDTLSGGEIRIGNDKVNDLHPSERDIAMVFQSYALYPNMSVGQNISFGLEMRKVSKPEREKAVKDAARLLQIEHLLDRRPGQLSGGQRQRVAMGRALVRHPKIFLFDEPLSNLDAKLRVDMRTEIKKLHQRLGATIVYVTHDQIEAMTLATRIAVMKGGALQQLGTPAEVYNTPANTFVATFMGSPSMNLIPARIERANGALHLLVGEGQKAIDLVLPPQPAAVERYIGKKVIAGLRPEAIGVENERATSALRTVPVTINVLEPTGPDTLAVLDLGGMEVSARLGADMPHASGERCELRVDLSKLVLFDADTEVRIH